Proteins from a genomic interval of Candidatus Woesearchaeota archaeon:
- a CDS encoding DNA cytosine methyltransferase, giving the protein MKIASFFSGAGGLDLGFSNAGFSLAFANDNWDGCWETFEKNHNHPICKKSITEIKPEEIPEVIGFVGGPPCQSWSLAGAMRGINDSRGKLFYNYVELIKAKQPLFFLAENVAGLLSDKHLPEFKKIIQAFKEIGYNVSYKLLNAKDYGVPQDRKRVIIVGYHNKLGKKFEFPKPTNSQVFLKHAIGDLPPAKSAKEKNKTNGKTEISNHEYMNGGFSTMYMSRNRVRGWDEHSFTIQAGGRHAPIHPQAPKMKFIEQDKREFVKGKEHLYRRLSVRECARIQTFPDDFEFHYVDVADGYKMIGNAVPVKLAEVIASKIMEDIRGQ; this is encoded by the coding sequence CAACGCAGGTTTTAGTTTAGCTTTTGCTAATGATAACTGGGACGGATGTTGGGAAACTTTTGAAAAAAATCATAATCATCCAATTTGTAAAAAATCAATTACTGAAATAAAACCTGAAGAAATTCCTGAAGTTATTGGTTTTGTTGGAGGTCCACCTTGTCAGAGTTGGAGCCTTGCAGGAGCAATGCGAGGAATAAATGATTCAAGAGGTAAATTATTCTATAATTATGTAGAATTAATAAAAGCAAAACAACCTTTATTTTTTCTTGCAGAAAATGTAGCAGGTCTTTTATCCGATAAACATTTACCCGAATTTAAAAAAATAATTCAAGCATTTAAAGAAATAGGATATAATGTTTCTTACAAATTATTAAATGCAAAAGATTACGGAGTTCCTCAAGATAGGAAAAGAGTTATTATTGTAGGATATCATAATAAACTTGGCAAAAAATTTGAATTTCCAAAACCAACAAATTCTCAAGTATTTTTAAAACATGCAATCGGTGATTTGCCTCCTGCAAAATCTGCTAAAGAGAAGAATAAAACAAATGGGAAAACAGAAATCTCAAATCACGAATATATGAATGGTGGATTTTCTACAATGTATATGTCAAGAAATCGTGTAAGAGGATGGGATGAACATTCATTCACAATTCAAGCAGGAGGAAGACACGCACCAATTCATCCACAAGCACCAAAGATGAAATTTATTGAACAAGATAAAAGAGAATTTGTAAAAGGAAAAGAACACCTTTATAGAAGATTATCTGTAAGAGAGTGTGCAAGAATACAGACTTTTCCAGATGATTTTGAATTTCATTATGTAGATGTTGCAGATGGATATAAAATGATTGGAAATGCAGTTCCTGTGAAACTTGCAGAAGTAATAGCGAGTAAAATTATGGAAGATATAAGAGGTCAATAA